The Phoenix dactylifera cultivar Barhee BC4 chromosome 17, palm_55x_up_171113_PBpolish2nd_filt_p, whole genome shotgun sequence genome contains a region encoding:
- the LOC103723570 gene encoding hydroxyethylthiazole kinase, with amino-acid sequence MDEAAAMTEAAKRCGEGRGPPKAVVRWGRRAWELLEAVRRRAPLVQCITNFVSMDLVANALLAAGASPAMIHSLSEIDDFTPRADAILINVGTLSDGWLPSMRAAAAAAARAGRPWVLDPVAVSASDFRLEACLSLVGLRPAVIRGNPSEILGLSSACRIRDSKGVDSSHEPMDAVGAAKSLAQASGAIVAVSGAVDVITDGRQVVGAHNGVAMMQRITATGCAVTALIAAFVAIDPPNALEATACALSIFGLAAELGMAMAKGPASLRMHMIDSLHGLDEHTVASRVNISFIA; translated from the exons ATGGACGAAGCGGCGGCGATGACGGAGGCGGCGAAGCGCTGCGGCGAGGGGCGGGGCCCACCCAAGGCGGTGGTGCGATGGGGACGGAGGGCGTGGGAGCTTCTGGAGGCGGTGCGGCGGCGTGCTCCGCTGGTCCAGTGCATCACCAACTTCGTGTCCATGGACCTCGTGGCCAACGCCCTCCTGGCCGCTGGGGCGTCGCCGGCGATGATCCACTCCCTATCGGAGATCGACGACTTCACCCCCCGTGCCGACGCTATCTTGATCAACGTTGGTACGCTCTCCGACGGGTGGCTCCCATCTATGAGggcggccgccgccgccgccgcccgggCTGGCCGCCCCTGGGTCCTCGACCCTGTCGCTGTCTCCGCCTCGGACTTCCGATTGGAGGCCTGCCTCAGCCTCGTGGGCCTCCGCCCCGCCGTCATCCGAGGCAACCCCTCGGAGATTCTAGGGCTTTCTTCCGCGTGCCGGATTCGCGACTCCAAg GGTGTGGACAGCTCCCATGAACCAATGGATGCTGTGGGAGCTGCCAAGTCATTGGCACAAGCCAGTGGCGCCATAGTTGCAGTATCTGGAGCTGTGGATGTCATCACGGATGGACGGCAGGTGGTGGGTGCACACAATGGGGTGGCCATGATGCAGAGGATCACGGCAACAGGGTGTGCCGTCACGGCACTTATCGCTGCCTTTGTTGCAATTGATCCACCAAATGCTCTGGAAGCCACTGCATGTGCTCTCTCCATCTTTGGCTTGGCAGCTGAGCTGGGGATGGCTATGGCAAAGGGACCGGCCTCGCTGCGGATGCATATGATTGACTCACTTCATGGACTTGATGAGCACACTGTAGCTTCCCGGGTCAACATTTCCTTCATAGCATAG
- the LOC103723569 gene encoding chalcone synthase-like, with the protein MVSLDSIRKAQRASGTAAILAIGTATPPNAVDQGTYPDYYFRITNCEHMRELKEKFKRMCDKSMIKKRHMYLTEEILKQHPNICDHKAPSLDDRQAMVVTEVPKLGRDAAVRAIKEWGQPKSRITHLIFCTTSGVDMPGADYQLTKLLGLRPSVGRFMLYQQGCFAGGTVLRLAKALAENHRGARVLVVCSEITAVTFRGPSEDHLDSLVGQALFADGAAALIVGADPDTTVERPIFEIVSASQTILPDSDGAIDGHLTEAGLTFHLLKDVPGLISKNIEHSLVGAFQPLGISDWNSLFWIAHPGGPAILDQVESKLGLEPTKLSSTRHVLREFGNMSSACVLFILDEMRRRSAEEGLGTTGEGLEWGVLFGFGPGLTVETVVLHGVPI; encoded by the exons ATGGTGAGCCTTGATTCCATCCGTAAGGCGCAGAGGGCCAGCGGCACTGCCGCCATTCTGGCCATCGGCACGGCGACGCCGCCGAATGCCGTGGATCAGGGCACGTACCCGGACTACTATTTCCGCATCACCAACTGCGAGCACATGCGTGAGCTCAAGGAAAAGTTCAAGCGCATGT GTGATAAGTCCATGATCAAAAAGCGGCACATGTACCTCACAGAAGAGATCCTGAAGCAGCACCCCAACATCTGTGACCACAAGGCTCCCTCCCTGGACGACCGGCAGGCCATGGTGGTGACCGAGGTCCCCAAGCTTGGGCGCGACGCCGCCGTCCGAGCCATCAAGGAGTGGGGCCAGCCCAAGTCCAGGATCACCCACCTCATCTTCTGCACCACCTCCGGCGTCGACATGCCCGGCGCCGACTACCAGCTCACCAAGCTCCTCggcctccgcccctccgtcgGCCGCTTCATGCTCTACCAGCAGGGCTGCTTCGCCGGCGGCACCGTCCTCCGCCTCGCCAAGGCCCTCGCGGAGAACCACCGCGGCGCCCGCGTCCTCGTCGTCTGCTCCGAGATCACTGCCGTCACCTTCCGAGGGCCCTCCGAGGACCACCTCGACAGCCTCGTCGGCCAGGCGCTCTTCGCCGACGGCGCCGCCGCGCTCATCGTCGGCGCCGATCCCGATACCACAGTCGAAAGGCCGATATTCGAGATCGTGTCGGCGTCGCAGACCATCCTGCCGGACAGCGACGGCGCCATCGACGGGCATTTGACGGAGGCCGGGCTGACGTTCCATCTGCTGAAGGACGTGCCGGGACTCATCTCCAAGAACATCGAGCATAGCTTGGTCGGGGCGTTCCAGCCGTTGGGGATATCGGACTGGAATTCGTTGTTCTGGATAGCCCATCCTGGCGGGCCGGCCATTTTGGACCAGGTGGAGTCCAAGCTGGGCCTGGAGCCAACCAAGCTCAGCTCGACGCGGCACGTGCTCAGAGAGTTCGGGAACATGTCGAGCGCGTGCGTGCTGTTCATACTGGACGAGATGCGGCGGCGGTCGGCGGAGGAGGGGCTGGGGACGACCGGCGAGGGGCTGGAGTGGGGGGTGCTCTTTGGGTTTGGGCCGGGACTCACGGTGGAGACGGTGGTGCTCCATGGCGTGCCTATCTGA